From Mustelus asterias chromosome 19, sMusAst1.hap1.1, whole genome shotgun sequence, one genomic window encodes:
- the armc10 gene encoding armadillo repeat-containing protein 10 isoform X1 — protein sequence MGAVDEGRWAFRLAAGLFAGAVGFYALYKLTTLNRHQEEQMGRGGGHRQSQKQKLVQRVSSLRLAADNRGIAHSQQECVLAKSADSLEQQHLQVVLSLLQETSDSSTRELTLVTLGNSAAFTTNQDLIRSLGGLSVVANCLSDEVTSVKVKAMNVLNNLSMNVANQVELKIWIPQILEIVEATTLNSELQVAGLRVLTNISVTNNYHHMMINSIPHFLKLLVEGTESVKVQVLKVLVNLSANLGLTHDLLCAQAPLSFLLLFDSYVNKDVLLRLLIFVANLKENLNLLQGSVQYEVQSLHTVLFGNPTPFSHKLAMLMLYQDNEVKQQVARILIK from the exons ATGGGCGCTGTGGATGAGGGGAGATGGGCCTTTCGGCTGGCCGCGGGGCTATTCGCGGGAGCTGTCGGATTCTACGCCCTCTACAAACTGACAACGTTAAACCGACACCAGGAGGAGCAGATGGGCCGAGGTGGCGGCCACCGCCAGTCACAGAAACAGAAGTTGGTCCAAAGAGTGTCTAGCCTGAGACTGGCGGCTGATAACCGAGGAATTGCCCATTCTCAACAGG AATGTGTGCTTGCAAAATCTGCAGATAGCTTGGAACAGCAACATCTACAAGTGGTTCTGAGCTTACTTCAGGAGACCTCTGATTCTTCCACTCGAGAACTAACACTGGTGACTCTCGGTAACAGTGCTGCGTTCACTACTAATCAG GATCTGATTCGCAGCCTTGGTGGTCTCAGTGTTGTTGCAAATTGCTTATCTGATGAAGTCACATCAGTCAAAGTTAAGGCAATGAATGTCCTGAATAATCTCTCCATGAATGTTGCTAACCAAGTAGAGCTGAAG ATTTGGATCCCTCAAATATTGGAGATCGTAGAAGCCACCACATTAAACTCTGAGTTGCAAGTAGCTGGCCTTCGAGTGCTGACTAACATATCTGTTACCAATAATTATCATCACATGATGATCAACTCTATTCCTCACTTTCTTAAGCTACTGGTAGAAGGAACTGAAAGTGTAAAG GTTCAGGTATTAAAAGTCCTGGTAAATTTGTCTGCAAACCTAGGCTTAACTCACGACCTACTCTGTGCTCAG GCACCATTGTCGTTCCTTTTATTGTTTGACAGCTACGTAAACAAAGATGTACTTCTACGACTGCTGATATTCGTGGCAAATCTGAAGGAAAATTTGAATCTGTTGCAGGGCTCTGTTCAATATGAAGTGCAATCTCTTCATACGGTACTATTTGGGAATCCAACACCATTTTCTCATAAACTTGCAATGCTCATGTTGTACCAAGATAATGAAGTGAAACAACAGGTTGCTAGAATTCTTATCAAATGA
- the armc10 gene encoding armadillo repeat-containing protein 10 isoform X4 codes for MGAVDEGRWAFRLAAGLFAGAVGFYALYKLTTLNRHQEEQMGRGGGHRQSQKQKLVQRVSSLRLAADNRGIAHSQQECVLAKSADSLEQQHLQVVLSLLQETSDSSTRELTLVTLGNSAAFTTNQDLIRSLGGLSVVANCLSDEVTSVKVKAMNVLNNLSMNVANQVELKIWIPQILEIVEATTLNSELQVAGLRVLTNISVTNNYHHMMINSIPHFLKLLVEGTESVKVQVLKVLVNLSANLGLTHDLLCAQLRKQRCTSTTADIRGKSEGKFESVAGLCSI; via the exons ATGGGCGCTGTGGATGAGGGGAGATGGGCCTTTCGGCTGGCCGCGGGGCTATTCGCGGGAGCTGTCGGATTCTACGCCCTCTACAAACTGACAACGTTAAACCGACACCAGGAGGAGCAGATGGGCCGAGGTGGCGGCCACCGCCAGTCACAGAAACAGAAGTTGGTCCAAAGAGTGTCTAGCCTGAGACTGGCGGCTGATAACCGAGGAATTGCCCATTCTCAACAGG AATGTGTGCTTGCAAAATCTGCAGATAGCTTGGAACAGCAACATCTACAAGTGGTTCTGAGCTTACTTCAGGAGACCTCTGATTCTTCCACTCGAGAACTAACACTGGTGACTCTCGGTAACAGTGCTGCGTTCACTACTAATCAG GATCTGATTCGCAGCCTTGGTGGTCTCAGTGTTGTTGCAAATTGCTTATCTGATGAAGTCACATCAGTCAAAGTTAAGGCAATGAATGTCCTGAATAATCTCTCCATGAATGTTGCTAACCAAGTAGAGCTGAAG ATTTGGATCCCTCAAATATTGGAGATCGTAGAAGCCACCACATTAAACTCTGAGTTGCAAGTAGCTGGCCTTCGAGTGCTGACTAACATATCTGTTACCAATAATTATCATCACATGATGATCAACTCTATTCCTCACTTTCTTAAGCTACTGGTAGAAGGAACTGAAAGTGTAAAG GTTCAGGTATTAAAAGTCCTGGTAAATTTGTCTGCAAACCTAGGCTTAACTCACGACCTACTCTGTGCTCAG CTACGTAAACAAAGATGTACTTCTACGACTGCTGATATTCGTGGCAAATCTGAAGGAAAATTTGAATCTGTTGCAGGGCTCTGTTCAATATGA
- the armc10 gene encoding armadillo repeat-containing protein 10 isoform X3, protein MGAVDEGRWAFRLAAGLFAGAVGFYALYKLTTLNRHQEEQMGRGGGHRQSQKQKLVQRVSSLRLAADNRGIAHSQQECVLAKSADSLEQQHLQVVLSLLQETSDSSTRELTLVTLGNSAAFTTNQDLIRSLGGLSVVANCLSDEVTSVKVKAMNVLNNLSMNVANQVELKIWIPQILEIVEATTLNSELQVAGLRVLTNISVTNNYHHMMINSIPHFLKLLVEGTESVKVQVLKVLVNLSANLGLTHDLLCAQGSVQYEVQSLHTVLFGNPTPFSHKLAMLMLYQDNEVKQQVARILIK, encoded by the exons ATGGGCGCTGTGGATGAGGGGAGATGGGCCTTTCGGCTGGCCGCGGGGCTATTCGCGGGAGCTGTCGGATTCTACGCCCTCTACAAACTGACAACGTTAAACCGACACCAGGAGGAGCAGATGGGCCGAGGTGGCGGCCACCGCCAGTCACAGAAACAGAAGTTGGTCCAAAGAGTGTCTAGCCTGAGACTGGCGGCTGATAACCGAGGAATTGCCCATTCTCAACAGG AATGTGTGCTTGCAAAATCTGCAGATAGCTTGGAACAGCAACATCTACAAGTGGTTCTGAGCTTACTTCAGGAGACCTCTGATTCTTCCACTCGAGAACTAACACTGGTGACTCTCGGTAACAGTGCTGCGTTCACTACTAATCAG GATCTGATTCGCAGCCTTGGTGGTCTCAGTGTTGTTGCAAATTGCTTATCTGATGAAGTCACATCAGTCAAAGTTAAGGCAATGAATGTCCTGAATAATCTCTCCATGAATGTTGCTAACCAAGTAGAGCTGAAG ATTTGGATCCCTCAAATATTGGAGATCGTAGAAGCCACCACATTAAACTCTGAGTTGCAAGTAGCTGGCCTTCGAGTGCTGACTAACATATCTGTTACCAATAATTATCATCACATGATGATCAACTCTATTCCTCACTTTCTTAAGCTACTGGTAGAAGGAACTGAAAGTGTAAAG GTTCAGGTATTAAAAGTCCTGGTAAATTTGTCTGCAAACCTAGGCTTAACTCACGACCTACTCTGTGCTCAG GGCTCTGTTCAATATGAAGTGCAATCTCTTCATACGGTACTATTTGGGAATCCAACACCATTTTCTCATAAACTTGCAATGCTCATGTTGTACCAAGATAATGAAGTGAAACAACAGGTTGCTAGAATTCTTATCAAATGA